The DNA region TATTTGGGGGATTTAAGGCAACAAATTGGAATCGTTTTAGTGAGTAGCGACACAGAAGAGATGGGCCTTAAAAACCAGCCCAGATGAAAACATACTGCTATGGTGTAGGAAATGCTCAGTATGTGACAGAGAACGTCAAACCTGAGATATGAGCATCGTAAATTAATTACTTCTTTGGACAATGCTAAAACGCACAACTGAACGCCAATTCGTTATCCACACGATGTTTGTGAATCTCGAATCTCTAGTTAGCGTCGAGATTCGAACTAAGAGTAAAGCCCTCAGTGAGATTTGAGATAGAAATGCTTTGAACGGTAACAGAAAACCAAACGCTGATAGGGGAAGCCATGAAAGGGCTCAAGTCTCTTGAGTAAACAGGAAACAACAACACAAATAGCATATCCCACTATCTTTGCCGCGGCTGTCATAGTGTTCAAACAGGCCCGAGCGCAGCTAAACAATACCTTTCTACACCTGACACCTTTCAAGTGGTTTTCAAATCCTGTAGGCCTCAACATAAAAGGTATTATATACTAACAAATATATTTATAGCGCACGTTTACATGCCCACACCTGTTAATATAAAAACATGACATAATAATACACGTTTTTAAAAGGTAAACGTTTCATATATGTGTACCGACCAATTAGAAAACGCATGAtaattaaaagtataaaatattttttgtacttaatatacacTTTTTTAACATTAGGGCAGTTTGTTATTAATGTTATCAGTGATAGCTCACATTTTTTGGTATCCACAGCATCAAACATACACCGGACTATGTTTATCTTCTTCAACAAATACGTCGACACAAATAAGTGATTGCTTGGCAATGGAATCACAATCCAATAAAATTAAAGCATAAAAGAATCTCATTATTTTCAATTCTTCATATTTTTGCACGAGGATATTTTCTGTATTGTGACAGAAAAATCTATTGTCTTATGAAAGTTCatacaaaataacatttttgtgtGTACAGCATCAGCACTTCAcagataatttttaaataaagaaaaataaaatagaaaaaatcaCGTAGACCGACTTTTGTTACAAATCCATGGTCCCTTGTTTAACCAATCTTTTTCTTCTTCAGATCGAAAACAGCAAGTCTAAAGGTTGGTTCTAGAACTATGCGacataattaaaatgcatttgtaAAGATGTCGTTTGTAATAATTATTACTCGAACCACTTAATAAATCTGACAAGTATTAAGAGCAATTGAAATAACATCAGGATAAATCACAGGGCCCCTGTTTAAAAAATACTGCCCCGCGAATTTCTCCTttgttttagtcgacgaaataATTAGAATTTATGCTTCTGAAACAAAATTACAGTGCAATGTTTCAAACACTTACCATTCTTAGATCTGTCTAAACAGAAAACCAATACTCGGGTAACCCTGTCCACTAGTTCAAAAGCGAGAGGGGAATCTTACGCCAGTGCAAACGCCTGTCATGTCAAAGTTGTCAGCCAATAGAAAAAGAACATGGAAGAAACGCGCAGTTTGATTGGCTGGCAGCACCTCGCTTTGGAGACATGTGTAAAGGGCCGCCCATCATTTTCTGGGATTGAAATGTAAGCCTGTGCTCCCTGCCATCAGGAAACAGAAGGCGAATTTTCCTCTCTTGCAACTAATCGGTATCGCATCCGTCTCGGACGCTTAATTTTTTATCCACATCGGCCTCGGTGCAATAAAGATCAGCGAAACTGGACTCGGAACAGTTTAGAAAAGGACAGCACAGTGAAGTTTCTTTTTTCATCGGGAGGCTAAACGCAATGGGTAAGATCcatatttcatgttttcccacatgGGAACGGGCATGCATAAACACTTTTGGAGAAAATAAATTGGTTAGACAATATAGCAATGTATGTTGCACGCCTCGACACAAACTTTTAAGTCGACTGATGCTTTAACGGTCGGTTCGGGAAACTGAATGGCACTTTGCCGCGAATGAGTTTAATCGCGTCCAAAACTAACGTTACTGAATGTGCAATTTCGTTTATTGTGACCTAGGTGTTAAAGAATGTAGtaactttctgtttttttttttctgtttaaagaATCTGTAGAGACTTTTCGTTCCACACAATGcaataaactgaaacataaaactGACGGCAATCTTTGTTTTAATGCAAATGTAAACAGCAGATAATCAGCAATCTTACTGAAACATTTATCCATAAGTTTTTGTCTCAGACGCGGTTCAGGGCTTGGTAAAATTCTGACGTTTTATGcaatcctttttttttcttcatatatCTGCATCACTAGAGCCAGCCTTTGGGGAGGTGAACCAGCTAGGCGGTGTTTTTGTGAACGGAAGACCTCTACCCAATGCCATCCGGCTCAGGATAGTAGAGCTGGCCCAGCTGGGCATCAGGCCTTGCGACATCAGCAGGCAGCTCCGCGTCTCTCACGGCTGTGTGAGCAAGATTCTGGCTCGGTACAACGAAACCGGCTCAATACTTCCCGGCGCAATTGGCGGCAGTAAACCCAGGGTCACGACCCCAACCGTAGTCAAGCACATTAGGACTTACAAGCAACGGGACCCTGGCATTTTCGCTTGGGAGATTCGAGACAGACTGCTTGCGGACGGTGTGTGTGATAAATTCAATCTGCCCTCTGTCAGCTCGATTAGTAGGATTCTCCGCAACAAGATCGGAAATCTGTCTCAACAGAGCCAGTACGAGTCGAGCAAACAGGGCCCTCATCCTCAGCCTCAACCCACCCTACCTTACAACCACCTGTACTCCTATCCAACTCCGATCGCAGCCACTGGGACTAAAGTACCAACTCCGCCTGGCATGCCCACTCTTCCTGGACACATGGCAATGCATAGGATATGGCCTTCCTCTCATTCTGTTACAGATATTCTGGGCATTCGATCAATAACGGAGCAGCAAAGTAAGCATCTTCTCAGTTTTTGGTAAACAAAAGTCCTTGTccgtgtgagtgtgtgtggggGCATGCGAAAAGACACTGTTCTCAGGCCTGTCaaaagtgtgtgtgtgactgtgtgtatgtttgtgtgcaacagagaaaaaaaaattaaaaattcgtTTTGGTAGTGATGGAAGGGCCAAAACGTAAGAACATTAAGCTATTCAAAAGTCTATGCTTTTTTATTTGACTCATTATTGTTATTTATCGGAAGGtcctcaaaaaaagaaaaaaaaaagaaaaaggcaaACGATTTTTACAGCGATGTGAGATGATACAAACAGCGTGCTGGAATTTGTGCAGAAGCCCTACGTTTGCTTTAAAACAGATGGTTTAAGGCTTTTAGTAATAATTAGGCAGCGGATGTGGCATATTTTGGACAACGAAGACTCGGCGCAGcagagcaaaaaaataaaatttgctgTTCATAACTAGCAGTGTGTTACAGGACTTGACCAACATTTACCTCTCAACTCTTTTTAACTCCTCACGAAACAATTTGCAAATGTTTACACAGCAATGTTGTGCTTTTTTAGTAACCATCTTAGACAAGCACCACTCGAATTCACACCGAAAGCATTTCCTTTTAATTTCTTTTGAGCAAATCTCGTCGATTTTATAGAAATTTAATCACTCTTTAACATCGGTTTGTCTGTTCGATGTGGCGTGTTTGTACAGTAACGTGTGAAGGCCGCAGCCTTTCCTATTTAATTGTAATTCTTTGGGCAATGTTGACAACAGTGTTTCAAACTCAGAGGAGGATTTTGCGTATAGGCAGCCTTTATAAACCATTAATGCATTTCCAAATGATTAGCAGATGTTTAGGGAAGCGTTTGAGAACCTAAATAAAGTATGATGTTGGCTACACTCACTAAGGTGTAGCTTGCAATCGTTTCACCACAACATTAGTGAAGCAAACACCGAAAAACATCCACAAACACATACTTTCGAGGACGGTTTGACAGGAAGAATGCGTGCCGCGAACTTTTGGACAGTTTGTCATCATTTAGAGTTCGGTTACAACCAATGGGGctactctccctctctctctttctctctctcatacACACATAGACACTGAGTAATGGCTGTTCATGCTCAGACATCATCTGGTCTTCATGCTAAGtatgcattttaattaaatttggtCTATGTAACTGTAGACTTGTTTACCCTAATCGACCTTTTTAAAACAAGAGACCAACTAAATTGATCTCGTACAATCGATTTGCACTGCGCTCCAACAAAATATGGCATCGTTATGGTGTATTCCTGTTTATACGTTGTGAAACAATACAAAGACACACACAGATTCCGTGAAGGCAGGGGGAAAAATCTACTTTGTGGCCCTCTCAGGTTACAACACTGGTGGGCTTGCTTTTCCAATTTCAAACTTTAGGAACCGTGTATAATATAATATCCATCAGGCACAAAGGGGAAACGGTTAAAGTAAATCTAATTTGTCCTCCCAGGAAGACGCTGGGTAAATGTTCCGAAGGACTCCATGACACTGTGAGCTTCATCTGATGAATTAACCACATAAATTCAAATTTTGATATCTCTTCCGCATCTTCCTTGGAACAGAAAGATCGCATGTATTCGACAAATAAGGacattctatatattttttatttatttaatttaaaaacatgctaaaagtACGTCATTATGATCATAACCTGCTTATGAAAAACATGTTTAAGTCTTGTTACCGAACACGCTGataatatacacacatacacgaCATGTATACGTGAGACACCATTTTTGATGTGTTTAGTGAGCATGGTGAGTTTGAGATGGTTGGCAGTGCAGCAGACTGTACTGAATAAGTTCTTCTTGTGGCAGTTCTACTCCCCACGCTTGTCCTGTCTGACTCCAGTCTTCCATGTCTCTGTTTTGCCCCCCAGTTAGTGACAGTCCGTCCTTTCCCAGCGCCAAACTAGAAGAATGGAGAGCTATTAACAGGAGTAATTTTTCACCAGCGAATTCTCCACTAGTCAATGGTGTGGATAAGCCTCACTTAGAACCTGAAGCAAAATACACACAGGTAAAGAAGCCTCATATGTTAACAGTAAAACCAATCAAAACCAATCTGGAAGGAgcaggggaaaaaaagaaaacctGATTCAGCAAATTAATAGTcaaaattccataacttttttttctctcaattctgtgtgcgtgtgtgtgtgtaatagagGATGTATGCGAGTGTGTTTCTTTGGCGTGGGCGGGCATTTGAGGCCTTGTGCAGAGTGTGGGTCACTGGGTTTCATTTTCTTAATAAGACGTATTTAgaaataaaatttagttttaattttaaggaaatTAGCGACAATATTTACTTGTGTCTGTTTTCGCACAGCTGTTAATGTGTGGCATGGCTACGAAGCTTTTTGTACAGTGCAAAGTTTATGCGTGCAATATCCCCGAATCAAAATGTATTCATATTTCTCAATACTTTTTTGAAAGCGTAATACTGagtgaaatactatgagaaataaATTTGTAATAAACGTTTTGATCCAATATGTTGCACAGTTTTTAAACattaaccattttttttattctgttcttTCCTGATTAAGAAAGTCGAATTAGGCCTAAATGAATTATGCGTTTACTTGCCATAaacgtttattttaatttatagtcaaaatatgttttgatttaacgaatttttatttttttttctaagaaaaaaaatggtCGAGATAAATGATTTACGAGTTCTATGTAACCCGTGTTTATCCAAAATGAGCcgaagaaaaataaaacaacagtAAGGTTAAATATTattagaggttttttttttttttttttttttttaataaatcagttcaTGATTCATCACTATAGTTTGGTTTCAAACTGTAAATATTTTGTGTACGGCTTTTCGAAGTCTTATAAGTTGCTTATTATATTTCATAAAGGCTATAAACATTTGCTTTACATTCATAgatgtaaaatataataaacaatCAACAACTATTAAAAGTGGCTATCTTTGTTTTTAATGCACATTTACACTCGCTTCTTAGTCAAATATACTTTTATTATTCTTTAATAAACACGTTATTACAATTCCATTCGCCCATTCTTATATTCACCAGAAACCGTCTGATTGCTAAACCCCTTACCTGTTTTACATTAGAGCAATACTCGGACAGATATTACCATCATTACCATTACCATTATATTACCATTAtcattattgctattattaacaTGCTATAATGGAAAACCCTTTGGCTCGTGGCTGGTTATTCTGCAAACTGGTGTCTTTTACCGACATGTAGAAGacaaatgtttttatatttgtcAAGAAACTCCTGCACCAGTGTCTGGCTGCTTGACT from Garra rufa chromosome 21, GarRuf1.0, whole genome shotgun sequence includes:
- the pax9 gene encoding paired box protein Pax-9, encoding MEPAFGEVNQLGGVFVNGRPLPNAIRLRIVELAQLGIRPCDISRQLRVSHGCVSKILARYNETGSILPGAIGGSKPRVTTPTVVKHIRTYKQRDPGIFAWEIRDRLLADGVCDKFNLPSVSSISRILRNKIGNLSQQSQYESSKQGPHPQPQPTLPYNHLYSYPTPIAATGTKVPTPPGMPTLPGHMAMHRIWPSSHSVTDILGIRSITEQQISDSPSFPSAKLEEWRAINRSNFSPANSPLVNGVDKPHLEPEAKYTQTPNGLPTVNSYVTAPSIHPYHPPTQVSPYMGYSGTTSAYVTGPTWQPPSGSALSPHSCDISSPLAFKSMAATRDSLHSVTASAL